A genomic stretch from Haloarchaeobius amylolyticus includes:
- a CDS encoding DUF5807 family protein — protein MSDSPRTAFLAGERTDDVALYLADSFVDDIGRLEKYGERADEGIIIVVDGESGRNAFTVGTGSDAMAFAKEAMGTEGTIAADLTGGECPECDGGKVDYVFAFAEEQNEGVGGLYEEGDVIHAYARCACGAAYSHKWVAGER, from the coding sequence ATGAGCGATTCACCCCGGACGGCATTCCTCGCCGGTGAACGCACCGACGACGTCGCACTGTACCTCGCGGACTCGTTCGTCGACGACATCGGTCGACTGGAGAAGTACGGCGAGCGCGCCGACGAGGGTATCATCATCGTGGTGGACGGCGAGAGCGGCCGGAACGCGTTCACCGTCGGGACCGGCTCGGACGCCATGGCCTTCGCGAAGGAGGCGATGGGGACCGAGGGGACCATCGCGGCCGACCTGACCGGCGGGGAGTGCCCCGAGTGCGACGGCGGGAAGGTGGACTACGTCTTCGCGTTCGCCGAGGAGCAGAACGAGGGCGTCGGCGGCCTCTACGAGGAGGGTGACGTCATCCACGCCTACGCTCGCTGTGCCTGCGGTGCGGCGTACAGCCACAAGTGGGTCGCCGGCGAGCGGTAG
- a CDS encoding carbohydrate kinase family protein — protein sequence MPTVVTVGSALLDRLYPVTNLPEPDGGAFARDEQLAVGGVAANVAAGLSKLGRETGVVSRVGRDDDGDRVLADLRDRGIDATRVQRGEERSSYTMILRDDDGERMIIAGGESVPALRLDADDLEYCREADAVFTSAYAPDAAVSALVEAARDDDFPPLVFDLAGPLAELEGRGTREETIDDLLSVVDCFVSSEVPIESYLGCTGYEAAAELRARGVSRAALTRGEDGALLLDSDEVVEVPAFEVEAVDTTGAGDAFSAGLVDSWILEGEPARQAGRFAAAVAAENCRGAGARGGLPTRATVEATIASEE from the coding sequence ATGCCGACGGTCGTCACGGTCGGGAGCGCCCTGCTCGACCGGCTCTACCCGGTGACGAACCTGCCCGAACCCGACGGCGGCGCGTTCGCCCGCGACGAGCAGCTCGCGGTCGGTGGCGTCGCCGCGAACGTGGCGGCCGGGCTCTCGAAGCTCGGGCGTGAGACGGGCGTGGTCAGCCGGGTCGGCCGTGACGACGATGGCGACCGCGTGCTCGCGGACCTGCGCGACCGCGGCATCGATGCGACGAGAGTGCAACGCGGCGAGGAGCGCTCCAGCTACACGATGATTCTGCGGGACGACGACGGGGAGCGCATGATAATCGCCGGGGGCGAGAGCGTCCCGGCGCTTCGACTCGACGCGGACGACCTCGAGTACTGCCGGGAAGCAGACGCCGTCTTCACGAGCGCGTACGCCCCCGACGCCGCGGTCTCGGCGCTGGTCGAGGCGGCACGGGACGACGATTTTCCACCGCTCGTCTTCGACCTCGCGGGGCCACTCGCGGAACTGGAGGGGCGAGGAACGCGCGAGGAGACCATCGACGACCTCCTCTCCGTGGTGGACTGTTTCGTGTCGAGCGAGGTGCCCATCGAGTCCTATCTTGGCTGTACCGGATACGAGGCCGCCGCCGAGTTGCGAGCGCGGGGGGTCTCCCGGGCGGCGCTGACCCGTGGGGAAGACGGGGCACTGTTGCTCGACAGCGACGAGGTGGTCGAGGTTCCTGCCTTCGAGGTGGAGGCGGTCGATACGACCGGCGCGGGCGACGCCTTCTCGGCAGGACTGGTCGATTCGTGGATCCTGGAGGGCGAGCCGGCACGGCAAGCCGGCCGGTTCGCGGCTGCGGTGGCGGCCGAGAACTGTCGTGGTGCGGGTGCTCGCGGCGGGTTGCCGACGCGAGCGACTGTCGAGGCGACCATCGCGTCGGAGGAATAG
- a CDS encoding DUF5518 domain-containing protein: protein MRPLATLRRSPTDEAWLYALPAGLLAALVMSVDYAQSASNLLDLQAVFAAGLLGGLLYSRRTTRSRRVGLLTGLVGSVAVLWPAVDMLAFVAGLSQPAWFTAVQVGLVVVVAGLAVALCGLLGVAGAVVGDWLAGKLRGASPGHTAN from the coding sequence ATGCGTCCCCTCGCTACCCTCCGCCGGTCGCCCACGGACGAGGCGTGGCTCTACGCGCTTCCGGCCGGCCTCCTCGCCGCGCTCGTCATGAGCGTCGACTACGCGCAGTCCGCCTCGAACCTCCTCGACCTCCAGGCCGTGTTCGCCGCGGGCCTCCTCGGCGGGCTACTGTACAGTCGCCGAACGACCAGGAGCCGCCGCGTCGGCCTCCTGACCGGGCTCGTCGGGTCCGTCGCGGTGCTGTGGCCCGCGGTCGACATGCTCGCGTTCGTCGCCGGCCTGTCACAGCCGGCCTGGTTCACCGCGGTCCAGGTCGGCCTCGTGGTCGTCGTCGCCGGCCTCGCCGTGGCACTGTGTGGCCTCCTCGGCGTCGCAGGCGCTGTCGTCGGTGACTGGCTGGCCGGGAAACTCCGCGGCGCATCGCCGGGTCACACGGCGAACTGA
- a CDS encoding DHH family phosphoesterase — protein MYEDVIDDEDMPLSRKSILPGTGFFVPDEIDEERQEREIAAALDGESVAVVADPDADGLACVALVREVFGEGALVPAGPHELEDGLQRVADYASPDVQVFVCDLCPDKFEYVDEELEALMANSASVRWFDHHQWHDDVAAKVREAGVDLVVGDSEEECTADVALRSLDYDFDEQYAELAAVTRDHDLWLREDPRSDDIADLAYWLEPEEYVDIVAEHGVDLPPEAEELLAERRVEKEALIEKAVQRGEIREIGDWNVAVTYGRCSQNEVAEAFREQGADATVIVKPAGSASIRGTDAFQRCHEVAGQVNGGGHPKAAGCKPRIYDDMLDYAHHWTTRGATTKQVILDAFRNLPEEDDEGVETER, from the coding sequence ATGTACGAAGACGTCATCGACGACGAGGACATGCCGCTGTCCCGCAAATCTATCCTGCCCGGGACCGGCTTCTTCGTCCCCGACGAGATCGACGAGGAGCGACAGGAACGAGAGATCGCCGCCGCCCTCGATGGAGAATCGGTCGCCGTCGTCGCCGACCCCGACGCCGACGGCCTCGCCTGTGTCGCGCTCGTCCGCGAGGTGTTCGGCGAGGGTGCACTCGTCCCCGCCGGCCCGCACGAACTGGAGGACGGCCTCCAGCGCGTCGCCGACTACGCCAGCCCCGACGTGCAGGTGTTCGTCTGTGACCTCTGCCCGGACAAGTTCGAGTACGTCGACGAGGAGCTGGAGGCGCTCATGGCCAACAGCGCCTCCGTCCGGTGGTTCGACCACCACCAGTGGCACGACGACGTGGCCGCGAAGGTCCGCGAGGCCGGCGTCGACCTCGTCGTCGGCGACAGCGAGGAGGAGTGCACCGCCGACGTGGCGCTGCGCTCGCTCGACTACGACTTCGACGAGCAGTACGCCGAACTCGCCGCGGTCACCCGCGACCACGACCTCTGGCTCCGCGAGGACCCCCGCTCGGACGACATCGCCGACCTCGCGTACTGGCTCGAACCCGAGGAGTACGTCGACATCGTCGCCGAACACGGCGTCGACCTCCCGCCGGAGGCCGAGGAACTGCTCGCCGAGCGCCGCGTCGAGAAGGAGGCGCTCATCGAGAAGGCGGTCCAGCGCGGCGAGATTCGCGAGATCGGCGACTGGAACGTGGCCGTGACCTACGGGCGCTGCTCGCAGAACGAGGTCGCCGAGGCCTTCCGCGAGCAGGGCGCCGACGCCACCGTCATCGTCAAGCCCGCCGGCTCGGCCAGTATCCGCGGCACCGACGCCTTCCAGCGCTGCCACGAGGTCGCCGGCCAGGTCAACGGCGGCGGCCACCCCAAGGCCGCGGGCTGCAAGCCCCGCATCTACGACGACATGCTCGACTACGCCCACCACTGGACGACCCGCGGCGCGACGACGAAGCAGGTCATCCTCGACGCCTTCCGGAACCTCCCCGAGGAGGACGACGAGGGTGTCGAAACGGAGCGATAA
- a CDS encoding sensor histidine kinase, which produces MFGSVPGRYRSVPLTLLGLGYLGAAVAHLTWSRDRLVSTVTESALLCLLAVCLLYGAYRLSRLELGVRDSLRVLSWTLASAGVGFVVAAVLIAMQRLDGVFVQNVPVLLLSASGATAAIGMAVTEYRERLLAERATLRCQKAAVDRLNRRVTVLNRVLRHDLRNETTIIRGYADLVADDVDDPAARDALRMVRRHSADVERLSRQAKRLNQVWEEDDRTDRDLVSVVAQSVDAASSAHGTTELRTDLPGSAWASVHPRFGFAVTEAVDNALRHNDPGTDVEVSVSDTGEGTVAVFVTDTGTGIPADEVAAIRDGTEDALVHCSGLGLWLLYWTVTLSDGTLSFTENDPQGTVVEMTVPAAEAARE; this is translated from the coding sequence ATGTTCGGGTCGGTCCCGGGACGGTACCGGTCCGTTCCACTCACACTCCTCGGCCTCGGATACCTGGGTGCCGCAGTGGCACACCTGACCTGGAGCCGTGACCGGCTGGTCTCCACCGTCACCGAGTCCGCCCTGCTGTGTCTCCTGGCGGTCTGTCTCCTCTACGGCGCCTACCGCCTCTCCCGACTGGAGCTCGGGGTCCGTGACAGCCTCCGGGTCCTCTCGTGGACGCTCGCGTCGGCCGGCGTGGGGTTCGTCGTCGCCGCCGTCCTCATCGCGATGCAGCGACTCGACGGCGTCTTCGTCCAGAACGTCCCGGTCCTGCTGCTGAGCGCCTCCGGGGCGACGGCCGCCATCGGCATGGCGGTGACCGAGTACCGGGAGCGACTGCTCGCCGAGCGGGCGACGCTCAGGTGCCAGAAGGCCGCCGTCGACAGGCTGAACCGGCGGGTGACCGTCCTCAACCGTGTCCTTCGACACGACCTGCGCAACGAGACGACCATCATCCGCGGGTACGCCGACCTGGTCGCCGACGACGTCGACGACCCGGCGGCACGCGACGCCCTCCGGATGGTGCGCCGCCACTCCGCCGACGTCGAGCGCCTGAGCCGGCAGGCCAAGCGGCTCAACCAGGTCTGGGAGGAGGACGACCGCACCGACCGCGACCTCGTGTCCGTGGTCGCACAGAGCGTCGACGCCGCGTCGTCCGCCCACGGCACCACGGAACTCCGGACCGACCTCCCGGGGTCGGCGTGGGCCAGCGTCCACCCGCGGTTCGGCTTCGCCGTGACCGAGGCCGTCGACAACGCGCTCCGGCACAACGACCCCGGGACCGACGTCGAGGTGTCGGTCAGCGACACCGGCGAGGGGACCGTCGCGGTGTTCGTCACCGACACGGGCACCGGCATCCCGGCCGACGAGGTCGCCGCCATCAGGGACGGGACGGAGGACGCACTGGTGCACTGCTCCGGCCTCGGCCTCTGGCTGCTCTACTGGACCGTGACGCTCTCGGACGGGACGCTTTCGTTCACCGAGAACGACCCGCAGGGGACCGTCGTCGAGATGACGGTGCCCGCGGCCGAGGCGGCGCGAGAGTGA
- a CDS encoding universal stress protein has translation MFDTVVIATDGSESVRRAVSVGLDLAERFEATVHALYVVDASEVESSPESVRDEFRSALEESGEEALETVTDETDAEVVTAVREGRPAAEICEYAREVDADLVATGTRGRHGENRFLIGSVAERVVRTCDRPVLTVRQLQEKS, from the coding sequence ATGTTCGATACCGTCGTCATCGCCACCGACGGCTCCGAGAGCGTCAGACGGGCCGTCTCGGTCGGGCTGGACCTCGCCGAGCGCTTCGAGGCGACCGTCCACGCCCTGTACGTCGTCGACGCCTCCGAGGTCGAGTCGTCCCCGGAGTCGGTGCGAGACGAGTTCCGCTCCGCCCTCGAAGAGAGCGGTGAAGAGGCCCTCGAGACGGTCACCGACGAGACCGACGCCGAGGTCGTCACCGCGGTCCGCGAGGGCCGCCCCGCCGCCGAGATCTGCGAGTACGCCCGCGAGGTCGACGCGGACCTCGTCGCCACCGGGACCCGCGGCCGCCACGGCGAGAACCGCTTCCTCATCGGGAGCGTCGCCGAGCGCGTGGTCCGCACCTGTGACCGCCCCGTGCTGACGGTGCGGCAGTTACAGGAGAAGTCGTAG
- a CDS encoding universal stress protein has protein sequence MTDSPPAAAPLDVEMVLVPVDGSDESVTAVEYAEAIAEKYDARVHAVYVVGQDVVRGIEEGAIDQQEVAEDAQTFIEEVEARVGATDVPLNSSTAYGFSTHRKTQHPGSVILDTADDLEADFIVVPREPLTSDSGDVLAKAAEYVLLYASQPLLSV, from the coding sequence ATGACCGACTCCCCGCCCGCGGCGGCGCCGCTCGACGTCGAGATGGTCCTCGTGCCGGTCGACGGCAGCGACGAGTCCGTCACGGCCGTCGAGTACGCGGAGGCCATCGCCGAGAAGTACGACGCCAGGGTCCACGCGGTCTACGTCGTCGGCCAGGACGTGGTCCGGGGCATCGAGGAGGGCGCCATCGACCAGCAGGAGGTCGCCGAGGACGCCCAGACGTTCATCGAGGAGGTCGAGGCGCGCGTCGGCGCGACCGACGTCCCGCTGAACAGCTCGACCGCCTACGGCTTCTCGACGCACCGCAAGACACAGCACCCGGGTAGCGTCATCCTCGACACCGCCGACGACCTCGAGGCGGACTTCATCGTGGTGCCCCGCGAGCCGCTGACCAGCGACTCCGGGGACGTGCTCGCGAAGGCCGCAGAATACGTGCTCCTGTACGCCAGTCAACCGCTCCTGTCGGTCTGA
- a CDS encoding GNAT family N-acetyltransferase: MSPERIYPDEPAGPFPTPPRSVEDKEGRTIDLEPADMDDVDDITAMYRDFDPADRAQGIPPTGEDRIRDWLDTIVGEGVNLCARHDGEVVGHATLVPDTSTFDTDAVAYELAIFVLQAYQRAGIGRALLETLLGQGKEQGVERVWLTVERWNTAAVSLYRDTGFETCGSESFELEMSLLLADE, translated from the coding sequence ATGAGTCCCGAACGTATCTACCCCGACGAACCGGCCGGGCCGTTCCCCACGCCACCCCGGTCGGTCGAGGACAAGGAGGGTCGGACCATCGACCTCGAACCGGCGGACATGGACGACGTGGACGACATCACCGCGATGTACCGCGACTTCGACCCGGCCGACCGCGCCCAGGGTATCCCGCCGACCGGCGAGGACCGCATCCGCGACTGGCTCGACACCATCGTCGGCGAGGGCGTGAACCTCTGCGCCCGCCACGACGGGGAGGTCGTCGGCCACGCCACGCTCGTCCCCGACACCAGCACCTTCGACACGGACGCGGTCGCGTACGAACTCGCCATCTTCGTCCTGCAGGCGTACCAGCGCGCCGGTATCGGCCGCGCCCTCCTCGAGACGCTACTCGGCCAGGGGAAAGAGCAGGGCGTCGAGCGCGTCTGGCTCACCGTCGAGCGCTGGAACACCGCCGCCGTCTCGCTCTACCGCGACACCGGCTTCGAGACCTGCGGCTCCGAGAGTTTCGAACTGGAGATGTCGTTGCTGCTCGCGGACGAGTAA
- a CDS encoding universal stress protein: MRVLLGIEGSDESMRTLRKTIERAKEAGDELTIVVVEKDEAKREQSEMAEQARELVSQSGIDAEVRTASGDPGSTLVDIAEREGFDQLAIGGGTQSPMGKIRLGPITEFVLLNANVTVRLVR, encoded by the coding sequence ATGAGAGTGCTGCTAGGCATCGAGGGGAGCGACGAGTCGATGCGGACCCTGCGGAAGACGATCGAGCGGGCGAAGGAGGCCGGCGACGAGTTGACCATCGTCGTCGTCGAGAAGGACGAGGCCAAGCGCGAGCAGTCGGAGATGGCCGAGCAGGCCCGCGAACTCGTCTCCCAGTCCGGCATCGACGCCGAGGTCAGGACCGCCTCGGGCGACCCCGGGAGCACCCTCGTCGACATCGCGGAACGCGAGGGCTTCGACCAGCTCGCCATCGGCGGCGGCACCCAGAGCCCGATGGGGAAGATACGACTCGGTCCCATCACCGAGTTCGTCCTGCTCAACGCGAACGTCACGGTGAGACTGGTCCGATGA
- a CDS encoding beta-propeller domain-containing protein, with protein MRTSIPAVAVALLLVVSAVGAGLVAVTGGFDGTLGPAPDDTDDPGTDDPASVAGDGSVEQFDSEAAFATYVQAAHERNRGGAVYLRSGGAAAEPTVEATTDGAQAGAAEGGDGGASQAGGGGASRVSETNVQEAGIDEPDRVKTAPDGSTVYYADGRGYWGKHGQTRVLDTSDPAAPAVVENIEASGKLLLAGDTLVVFDRQGVYAYDVSNPESPDRTWSRTLNASVRSVRLMDGKLYLVLQKGVRPDHPCPVEPFGDGPGIACTDVYHPTDQTDATVTYTTAVLSPDTGETLDSVTVLGTHAHSATYVSENAVYLTYTKRASRGEVVRGYLESTDLLDRQAENRLDEIASYDLSPRARQIELRALVESWLARQDPDERTDLRKEFQQGYQQYVEERKRDMLRSGIVKVAIDGDGDSLSVAETGEVPGRPLNQWALDEHDGNLRIATTVDPWGANSTNDLYMLDAELSVQGSVHDMGVTERIYSVRFVGDTAYVVTFRQIDPFYVVDLSDASDPQVKGEVKLPGFSRYLHPLGEDRMLGIGQEDGQVKATVFDVSDPQNPTVARSKVLDARWSAVARTHHAFLHDPKHDAFFLPTERGGYVFGEDLDRKTFVRTDAPATRAVYLDDYLYVFSESELVVVDETSWETVTEVSLGPEDEHDDREETPETPTEAARTGSDYQREKNVHMASLASGASGAV; from the coding sequence ATGCGAACCTCCATCCCCGCAGTCGCAGTGGCCCTCCTCCTCGTGGTGTCGGCCGTCGGTGCCGGTCTCGTCGCCGTCACCGGTGGCTTCGACGGGACGCTGGGTCCCGCCCCGGACGACACCGACGACCCGGGCACGGACGACCCCGCCTCCGTCGCCGGTGACGGCAGCGTCGAACAGTTCGACTCCGAAGCCGCCTTCGCGACGTACGTGCAGGCCGCCCACGAGCGAAACCGCGGCGGCGCCGTCTACCTCCGAAGCGGCGGTGCGGCCGCCGAACCGACGGTCGAGGCGACCACCGACGGGGCGCAGGCCGGCGCTGCCGAGGGCGGGGACGGGGGCGCCAGTCAGGCCGGTGGTGGCGGTGCCTCCCGCGTCTCCGAGACCAACGTGCAGGAAGCCGGCATCGACGAGCCCGACCGGGTGAAGACCGCGCCCGACGGCTCGACGGTCTACTACGCCGACGGCCGGGGGTACTGGGGCAAGCACGGCCAGACCCGGGTCCTCGACACCAGCGACCCCGCCGCGCCCGCGGTGGTCGAGAACATCGAGGCCTCCGGGAAGTTGCTGCTCGCGGGTGACACCCTCGTCGTCTTCGACCGGCAGGGCGTCTACGCCTACGACGTGTCGAACCCCGAGTCCCCCGACCGGACCTGGTCGCGCACCCTGAACGCGAGCGTCCGGTCGGTCCGGCTCATGGACGGGAAGCTCTACCTCGTCCTCCAGAAGGGTGTGCGCCCCGACCACCCGTGCCCGGTCGAACCCTTCGGTGACGGGCCGGGCATCGCCTGTACCGACGTGTACCACCCGACCGACCAGACCGACGCGACGGTGACCTACACCACCGCGGTCCTCTCGCCCGACACCGGCGAGACGCTGGACTCGGTGACCGTCCTCGGCACCCACGCGCACTCGGCGACCTACGTCTCCGAGAACGCGGTGTACCTGACCTACACGAAGCGTGCCAGCCGGGGCGAGGTCGTCCGTGGCTACCTCGAATCGACGGACCTGCTCGACCGGCAGGCCGAGAACCGCCTCGACGAGATCGCCTCCTACGACCTCTCGCCCCGCGCCCGGCAGATCGAACTCCGGGCGCTCGTCGAGAGCTGGCTCGCCCGCCAGGACCCCGACGAGCGCACGGACCTCCGGAAGGAGTTCCAGCAGGGCTACCAGCAGTACGTCGAGGAGCGAAAGCGCGATATGCTGCGATCCGGTATCGTGAAGGTCGCCATCGACGGTGACGGCGACTCGCTGTCGGTGGCCGAGACCGGTGAGGTGCCTGGTCGCCCGCTGAACCAGTGGGCACTCGACGAGCACGACGGGAACCTCCGCATCGCCACCACGGTCGACCCGTGGGGTGCGAACTCCACGAACGACCTCTACATGCTCGACGCCGAACTCTCGGTCCAGGGTTCGGTCCACGACATGGGCGTCACCGAGCGCATCTACTCGGTCCGGTTCGTTGGCGACACGGCCTACGTCGTCACGTTCCGGCAGATCGACCCCTTCTACGTGGTCGATCTCTCCGATGCGTCGGACCCGCAGGTGAAGGGCGAGGTGAAACTGCCCGGCTTCTCCCGGTACCTCCACCCCCTCGGCGAGGACCGGATGCTCGGCATCGGGCAGGAGGACGGGCAGGTGAAGGCGACCGTCTTCGACGTGTCCGACCCGCAGAACCCGACCGTCGCGAGGTCGAAGGTCCTCGACGCCCGGTGGTCCGCCGTGGCCAGAACGCACCACGCGTTCCTCCACGACCCGAAGCACGACGCGTTCTTCCTACCCACCGAACGCGGCGGCTACGTCTTCGGCGAGGACCTCGACCGCAAGACGTTCGTCCGGACCGACGCGCCCGCGACCCGGGCGGTGTACCTCGACGACTACCTGTACGTCTTCAGCGAGTCCGAACTCGTGGTGGTCGACGAGACCTCGTGGGAGACCGTGACCGAGGTGTCGCTCGGTCCCGAGGACGAACACGACGACCGCGAGGAGACCCCGGAGACGCCCACCGAAGCCGCGAGGACTGGGAGCGACTACCAGCGCGAGAAGAACGTCCACATGGCCTCGCTGGCGTCCGGCGCGTCGGGCGCGGTGTAG
- a CDS encoding extracellular catalytic domain type 1 short-chain-length polyhydroxyalkanoate depolymerase yields MRRRDILKSAGTALAATGAVAAGSSPSLAAGGTFTDEYWDGYHYTKYVPSDGAAGKPLVVMLHGCGQEPAEFARATRMNAVAEREGFVVVYPDQSSFANSFDCWNWYYDYNTERGSGEGESITSIAQHELSVESLDASRVYVAGFSAGAAMVPNLLVAYPDVYAAGGVHSGLEYDAADTATGATYAMTWGGPDPYSQGEAAYDAMQANGVVGEVPTVVFHGTADITVYPVNGDQATLQAIETNDLASDGADDENVDATPESDVSGTTGGYDWRRRRFEDGSGDVSVEYWEVEGMGHDWAGGDAGEAYTAPDAPDASEAMWTFFSRW; encoded by the coding sequence ATGAGACGACGTGACATCCTGAAGTCGGCGGGCACAGCACTGGCAGCCACGGGCGCGGTCGCGGCCGGCTCGTCGCCATCTCTCGCGGCGGGTGGCACCTTCACCGACGAGTACTGGGACGGCTACCACTACACGAAGTACGTCCCCTCCGACGGGGCGGCCGGCAAGCCACTGGTCGTGATGCTCCACGGCTGCGGGCAGGAGCCGGCCGAGTTCGCCCGCGCGACCCGGATGAACGCGGTGGCAGAACGGGAGGGGTTCGTCGTGGTCTACCCCGACCAGTCGTCGTTCGCGAACAGTTTCGACTGCTGGAACTGGTACTACGACTACAACACCGAGCGCGGGTCGGGCGAGGGCGAGAGCATCACCAGCATCGCCCAGCACGAGCTATCGGTGGAGTCACTCGACGCCTCGCGGGTGTACGTCGCCGGCTTCTCCGCGGGTGCGGCGATGGTCCCGAACCTGCTCGTGGCCTACCCCGACGTGTACGCCGCAGGTGGAGTCCACTCCGGGCTGGAGTACGACGCCGCCGACACCGCGACGGGCGCGACCTACGCGATGACCTGGGGCGGCCCGGACCCGTACTCCCAGGGCGAGGCAGCCTACGACGCGATGCAGGCCAACGGCGTGGTCGGGGAGGTCCCGACCGTCGTCTTCCACGGGACCGCGGACATCACGGTCTACCCGGTCAACGGCGACCAGGCGACCCTGCAGGCCATCGAGACGAACGACCTCGCGAGCGACGGGGCCGACGACGAGAACGTGGACGCCACCCCGGAGTCGGACGTGTCGGGGACCACGGGGGGCTACGACTGGCGACGACGGCGCTTCGAGGACGGGTCGGGCGACGTCTCGGTCGAGTACTGGGAGGTCGAGGGGATGGGCCACGACTGGGCCGGCGGGGACGCGGGCGAGGCCTACACCGCGCCCGACGCGCCGGACGCCAGCGAGGCCATGTGGACGTTCTTCTCGCGCTGGTAG
- a CDS encoding DUF5806 family protein, producing the protein MTEQTPEDGPAATDEEPETPTRDEPEQAVDDAEASDPASTEPAADGAASTGPEPADSEPAEPESTEPESTEPESTEPDADPTPGVPDDDNLDVPEDVATYDRFKKMDGAQYERVNEFLRDRTYITAREWAIARLCSDFRTETGVEMTKIGENLPELVPFMTDTYTPQAVNQARSAFEDKIRTAGATFLYGAMCDFFTAEELDDVMYEATEVAKFLLEVEGVNLSVEEELEAEERISSVMREVREASSELREQEE; encoded by the coding sequence ATGACGGAGCAGACGCCCGAGGACGGCCCCGCGGCGACGGACGAGGAGCCGGAGACACCGACCCGAGACGAGCCCGAACAGGCTGTCGACGACGCCGAGGCGTCGGACCCGGCGTCGACCGAACCGGCGGCAGACGGAGCCGCGTCCACCGGCCCCGAACCCGCCGACTCCGAACCCGCCGAACCCGAGTCCACAGAACCCGAGTCCACCGAACCCGAGTCCACCGAACCCGACGCCGACCCCACCCCCGGCGTCCCGGACGACGACAACCTCGACGTGCCCGAGGACGTGGCGACGTACGACCGCTTCAAGAAGATGGACGGGGCGCAGTACGAGCGCGTCAACGAGTTCCTGCGCGACCGGACCTACATCACGGCCCGCGAGTGGGCCATCGCCCGGCTGTGCTCCGATTTCCGGACAGAGACGGGCGTCGAGATGACGAAGATCGGCGAGAACCTGCCCGAACTCGTCCCGTTCATGACCGACACGTACACGCCACAGGCCGTGAACCAGGCGCGCTCGGCGTTCGAGGACAAGATCCGCACCGCGGGCGCGACGTTCCTCTACGGCGCGATGTGTGACTTCTTCACCGCCGAGGAGCTGGACGACGTGATGTACGAGGCGACCGAGGTCGCGAAGTTCCTGCTGGAGGTCGAGGGCGTGAACCTCTCGGTCGAGGAGGAACTCGAGGCCGAAGAGCGCATCTCGTCGGTGATGCGCGAGGTCAGAGAGGCGAGTTCGGAACTGCGCGAGCAGGAGGAGTAG
- a CDS encoding DUF7529 family protein has translation MATDPDEGSTDVADVVAAQRDDLLADATAIADEYREAGWTAHALEPTEVRPLTGDDTAEQHVGLEVVVPADQFEPVDAAVTAENAGFDASEVYSRRVESVALVIVAVADPATETAVVVPLHYDVAAAEPMLDTAQERGELLTHVRPADAPENDPDGGRVVTFAHDDPSLFVPGMGSLD, from the coding sequence ATGGCGACCGACCCCGACGAGGGCTCCACCGACGTCGCCGACGTGGTCGCGGCCCAGCGCGACGACCTGCTGGCCGACGCGACCGCCATCGCCGACGAGTACCGCGAGGCGGGCTGGACCGCCCACGCCCTGGAACCGACCGAGGTGCGGCCACTGACGGGCGACGATACGGCCGAGCAACACGTCGGCCTCGAGGTCGTCGTCCCGGCCGACCAGTTCGAGCCGGTCGACGCGGCCGTCACGGCCGAGAATGCCGGCTTCGACGCCAGCGAGGTGTACAGCCGCCGGGTCGAGTCGGTCGCGCTCGTCATCGTCGCGGTCGCCGACCCCGCGACCGAGACGGCCGTCGTGGTCCCGCTGCACTACGACGTCGCGGCCGCCGAGCCCATGCTCGACACCGCCCAAGAGCGCGGCGAGTTGCTCACCCACGTCCGGCCCGCGGACGCACCGGAGAACGACCCCGACGGCGGGCGCGTCGTCACCTTCGCCCACGACGACCCCAGCCTTTTCGTGCCCGGGATGGGGAGTCTCGACTGA